The sequence GTTCAGCCACACTTCGTCCGAGCTATAGAAGTTACAATTGGTGTTTTGAGGAATCAGTCACATGAATTGCTACAAAATGGTGTGTTTGCATAAAAGAACCAATGGTGGCGATGCTAGTGTCACACGCTGCAGTACAATTACAGCTCCTGTGTAGCAGGGTGATGTTTTACGGATTAAATAACAGTTTTTCAATACATTGTTACGACAACAAAGATGTTTTTCCTTCAAAAAAAGGAACAGTCCCCAGCAGTACAAATGTGCATATTCTTATTAAGTTGATGTGCCTACAGATGTCCCCTGGACATGTGCTATTAATACACCAAAATACAGCTCTTAGGCACAGTTCTTCTTTGGATTTCTTCCATCAAACCCAGTACTGGTTGTCTTTAAGAGTCGGAGTAGGGGACCTAGATCTCAGAGATGTTTGGAATCCTGCAGTTACCATATCTTTTTCAATACTCATACCACCTCTAATTTTTCcatcttcaccttcatcagCTTCAAATGGCCCCCAGAAGGTCATCCCAGGGGCCAGACTCCTCCTTCTGGGACTTAAAGGTACCCTAGGGGAGGTTGGGCAGCTTGCAGGGCCCAGCGGGGTGACCACCACGGAGGGCATAGCCACGCTCCGCTCTGCCCGGCCCAGGTACGGGCTGCCCTCTGTGGGTAATGTCACTGCAgcgagctgctggaggagccgCAGCCGGGCCTGTTTCTCCTTGCGGCGGCGGAACACCAGAATCAAAACTACGAGGATTATAATGAGGAACAAACAGGCCAGCAGCGGTAGGATAATGAGGAGAGGGTCGGAGGCGGGCCGAGGGAGGATCTCAACGTGGACCGGGTGTATGTCGGGTGGGACTGCTGGAGCATGCTTGTCTAAGACAGAAGGAGTGAGGGGCTGTGGGCCATGACCCGCTCCCTCTGCACGACTCCCTGATCTTCCTCCGTGACTGCCGCTGCGTGTGTGATTCCCCCAGCGGCTGTGAGGCCTCAACTTGTGCTGTGTCCTGTTGTGGTTCTTATGTGACAAAATGTGGGGGGGCAAACCCACCCCGTCCCCGCTGCCCGTCGTGGAACCCCCTCGCCCGCCTCCCCTTCCGGTAGCAGTCTTATTATGTGCTGGAAATCGGGTTGTCGTTTGTTCACGACTTGCACCGTCTGAACTGCTTGGACCATGATGCATCTGGTGGTGTGGAAAGATGGTGAAGTGAAGCTCCCCCTTCGCTGGTTGGACGTTTCCAGCCCTCAGCATGAAGATGAAAGAATCATTGAGAGGCGTGGCGGGGGCGTGGCCTCGGGCTGTTGTGAGTGCTGATTTGTTGTCGTGCTGCCGGCTGTCACTGTCACTGAGAGTCTCCTCGATGGCGACCCGGCCCTGCACCACATCTCTGAACGTAAACGACTTCAGCACCTCTGATGCTCGGTTGGGGTCATAGGTCATCTggatacatgcacacacagatagtGGAAAAGAGAATGACCAGAAAGGAGATGAttagacatttattttctccatgttGTCATTGATTGCATCCATACTCAGCATGGCATGTTCCTTTAAACTTTGTCAGAAGATCACAATGAACAGCTTTACCTTGACTAGTTTCCCGTGTTTTGGTGGCGACAGAACCTGAAAGACCGGGTCGGTTCGGCTGATTCTCGCCAGCTCGGAGGCATCGATCATGGCTTTGCTAAGCTTCACGGCGATACCACTGGGCACTCTCACCTGCTCCCTCAGGTAGATCAGAGGCCTCACCGTTACCGTCACCGTCTGTGCCGTTACATTTCCGTAGTCAACACCGGGTGACGAGGCTGACACTGAGACTTGGAAGCTGTCCTCTGATTCGCTGAGATCAGTCATGTGATAGACAACGCGTCCTGACTGCACGTCCTCATGGCGGAAGGTTGTGACTTCCTGGTCGTTGATGGCAATGCGTCCGTGGCGAGGGTGTGTGGTGACCGAGTAGGTGATGTTGACCTGCCTGCGACTGTTGGTTTGAGCTGCAAACTGGTTGGTTGTCAGGACCACAGCGGTCTTGCCTTGAACCAATGACAGGCCAGTGTTGTTCACCATGGAGACGGAGGGCTTTATCACCTCTAAACTAAACAGCTTGTAGAGTGGACGATGATGACCGTCGGTTACGTTGAAGTAGAAAACACCCGTTGAGGGCTCTCCCTGACAAAGGGAACAAACAGAAggaaagataataataaaacaacaaagggTAGCTCACTCAAACACGCCaacacaaagactggaaatCAATTGTATCTGAAAGTCaggaaacatgaaataaaagaaaacacctaCGATTTAGGGTCAGAGCGTGCACATTTTCTACAAGCGAAAAATGCTTGTAATCACATACAAATTACACACATTTGGGCCTCAAATGGACAGCCCTGTCACACACTTTTTCAGAAAAAAGACTGACTCTTTACCTGCTGTATAAAGTGCAGTCGGCCGTGGTTGACGTCGTACTGGGTGAAGGAGGTCACCGGCTCCAGCCTCTCCCCCAGGGTCAGGTAGCCGTTGTTTGGCTTACTGATCACAAGGTAGTGCAGCTCCTCTGGAGGGGTGTCATGGTCCTCAACCTGGACATGTGGATTGTATTTTACAAGACTCTAAAGGGAACAATGCCAATGTAAACATTCATGTTCAAGTATTGTTGCTGCTTGTCTAATAGATCTTGTGTGTAGAAAACCCATCCTTTCCCAAAAATGATAATTTCCTGTGGGAGAAATATACGTAATATGAGCATCCCTGTTATTACTGTGACTTGATGACTTTTTGGAGGAACCCTGTGGatgtttaatattatatttgccATGAAGACAAAAAGGCTTCTACAATTAAGATAAATTGGTGGGATATTGgcactttgatttaaaaaaaatgtgttttccaatGATCGATAAATAATTGTGAAAAATCTGAATCTCAATGatgataaaataaacattttgaacCACACATATGCAGCCCTAACCACTGCCCTCTTAACACGGGCTCACCTGCAGATTGTCTGGTCCCAGTACGACACGCTCTCCGACAACGACCTTCATACTCGGGGCTCTGCTCCTGATGAGTGGCGGCTGGTCGTTGACCGGTGTCACTGTGATGTTGAACGTCTCCGTCACCTCCAGGCTCTCCTTGGCACGGCCTTGAGAAACCACGTCTAATGACGCAAGGGAGGACGATAAGGCTGAGGCTGaatagagagggggagaggacgagggggaggaagaggaggaggaggaggaggaggaggaggaggaggaggaggaggaagaggaggaaaaagcagacaaggaagaggagaagagatcCAAAGGAGCCACCCAGGCCCGGAAAGTGAAGCTGTCGCTCGTCGTCTCCGAGTCATCATGGACATATGTGACGCCAAACTTGTTTAGGGTGACTTGAGAGAAATCAGGTTGGTTcctgggggaaaaaataaaaataaaatatatatatatattattctgtatGTGCGCCTTGGATTTGGTATgaatcattttaataatattaattgcATCTATTGAGGCAGGACGAATGGAGCAAAGCACCTGGTGAGGTTATGTCCATGTATAGACAGAACCCCGTGGCGCGGCGGGGAAATCAGGCGGTACAGGATGTGGTGGTCCTTCCGGTGCGGCTCAGGGACTTTCCCAAGGAGATTGGAGGCATCGAGTTTAGACCTGTCAATCGTCACCCTGCCTCCCTCGGCCACCACCGCACCTGAATGACACATACACTCGGTCCACTTGAACTTATATTCTTCACGGtacaaataaatatcaaataAGAAAGGGAGGGATTTTCTTTGCACAGTACCTGCGTTGCTCAGCAGCCTGGTCTTGTGTTGAGGGCGGTCGTGATGTTCGTTGGCCTGATAGGAGATTAAGACGGTGAAGGtgtgaggaggaaggaaagcaGGAGAAGAGGACACGGTGAAAGAGAAGGCGTCTGCAGCCGACCATCCCACCGACTGTGGCTTGTTCTGGTCGTACAAAATAACCCCATCTTTCACCTGAGAGACGAAGACACGACGAAGCACAAAGGGTGTCATTTTATTTGAGAAGTAAACAAACGCTTTCCTTTTGTTTGCGAAGACACACACtgcctcacccccccccccccctaccatGCGTTGTGTGAACATGGCAATGTTTCTCGTCGAGTTGTCGGGCATACGTTGGACCAGGCTGCCAAGTTTAGGAGGATCGGTTACGGCAAACACCACCGTGTGGTTTCTTCTCATGTCGCTGACATCGTTGGTTACGGCCTGAAGCTCCTGCTCAGAGATTGGTGTCACAGAGCCTTTAAAGGTTGGGAAAAGATACAGCGAGAGTGATGAGAAGCTCACAGCAGAAAAGAAGCAATGAATGATCCTGGTGAAATGTATTATCGGTAGACATCGCCTTGCTTCAGATTCAAAAAGCCACAAAAAGGGCAGgtgcaaaacatttaaatacaaataaatgtattaactACAGTATCAAATGTCCCGTACTATCAGAGTAACAGCTTCACTTCTGTAACCTTGACCAGGGACTACTGATAAGTGAGCATGTTTACATGAGGTATTGTAATCTGTTCGTGGAGGCAGAGACACGAGGCGAGTGGTGCCAGCCTGTGCCATTGTTATATAACTACACTGGAAAGAAGCAACAAACTATTAAACACTTTCATCAGAAAAATGGGgaagaaaatgaaacaaatacattGATGATGATACATTTCTATCTAATAAATCTTCTCATGCACCTGAAGAGTGATCCGAATACCCAGATCTAGAAGTGAGAGATCGACAGGCTGGTTTCAagtttacactttattttataatgtgTATCAAAAGCACATTTACTGTACTTGAGCAGGGACAAGCCTGCATAAGAGTTTATTCTACCACCAGTCAGTATACTTGAGCTGACAAATCCAGAGTGTCGAACCAGGTTTCGTTTTGTAAAACCATACCTGGGTAGACCTCCATGGGATGGTTTCTCTGTAAGGTGAGAACCAGAGAGTGGGCAGTTGTGCTGAAAATCTGTCGAGGGGAAAAGTTCACGCCGTCGTTCACCTGGAAGTGAAAGCCACCCGATAAAGCACCTACACATGAAAAAAGAGGggttattatgttgtttattcCACTCTCATCTGTTCTCATCTTTGAATATTTGTGAGTTTCTTGGGTGAAAGTCCATTCCAAGACGTTACTCACCACTGTGCATGAACATCAATTGTCCGGTTTGTATGTGATTTTGGGTGAAGTTCAGGATTTGTCTGGAGGGGGCCCTCTTCAGGGCCAGGTGTCCGTTGCTTGGTGGTGTGATGATGAACTCCAGTCCCTCAGGCTGAGGAGTGTCCAAGTCCTCTGCACTCAGATCATCTGTGGTGATTTCTGTCACTGAACCCACCCACAcctgaggaaaagagaggaaagatggaaggaaaggacaggaaggcTTTACATTTCAGAACATATTCACTAAGATCAGTATATTTGGCATTTCTGTACTGCAATGTATTACTTATAGGCCAACATCTAAAGCATATCAATACCCATACATTTGTAGTAACTTAATTTCAGCCAATGTATCGAAGTAATCCTATAAATATAGGCGATACATTCAGACTCATTTGAGTTGAAAGCAATCACCATTGTCACTCCCCACCTTCAGACCCTTGTTGGTTGAAACCACAGGAGTCTCATCATTGACAGGTGTGATATTGAGGTGAGCAGTGCAGGGCAGACTGTGCTTCCTGATTTCTGTCTGATTGGCCACAATGGTAAAGTTGTCTCTCAGTGTGTCGCTGCCATCATGGATATAGGAGATGTACTCACGTTCCACCTGGAAGGAGAAGCCATTGTTGTAACTCCCAACGCGGCTGAAGTTAAAAATGCAGGAACAGAGCAACAAAACAGACGGAAGTGTGTCTTTTGACAAAGCCGAGTATTTTCAAAATCTTCGCATCTTTAAAGGCGAGAAAGCCGTGAATCAACATAACTTCCTTGGGTCACACCTAAACAGTCTTCCTTATTACCCCACAATttacaaaccaaaccaaaaattCCAAAAGCGTTCTCTCTGTGGGTGTGTGCTCAGTCAAACCTCAATGTGAGTGAAAGCAGTGATGGGCATCCCCGGGATCCGGCTGTGCTCCAAGTGTCCGTGTTGCGGAGGAACGATGACCTGGTACAGGAAGTTCATCCCTGAGAAGTGATGATTGGCCACCTTGATGATGTCAGTGGTCAGTGGCAGGGACGACCCTTCATCAAGGGTCAAGTCTGACACCTGCAGAACAGATGATACTACTGATGTGAAGAAGACGTTCCTCCAATGTTTTgttcagaaaataaatgcatctcCCATAGCATGCAATTCTTCCCTTTTCCAGGCTCATCTAGACACACATGCTGTACCTGAAGAGGGAGCAGGATAGGGATGATGTCAATCTCTAGCCTGATAGGTCCGACCCTCGTGACCCCGTTGGTTGCCTCCAACAGGACAGAGTCGTTGGTGCGTCCTGCAGCCTGCTGGTGGTAGATGATCCATCCCTGGTTGAGATCCTCCTGGGTGAAGGACATTGTCGGCTGCTCTGTGATGCCCTGCATGGAGGCACGGAGCAGACAAACTCATCAAGTGTTTCTGTGCAAAATCTTTCAACTATGAGGCTGCAGTGTGCAGATGTTTGTCAGCCTTAAACCTACAGTCGGCTGTATTTCATAGAGGTGCAGCTGTTCTCCGTTGTTGATTGTATCGTTGGTGGGAAACCGCTGTAGAAAGCCCAGGGCGGGAGGACTTTGGACGGTAAAAACTATCTCTGAGGGCTGGCTGTCATCATGAACCACCTGTTTTAAACAGAacagatttatttataaatattacaataacGCAGTTTTATCTGCTTACATATGAACAATCAGAGTTTGTCTAGATGTCACTGGAGTGTATTCAATTTGATAGTAATTCCTCTGAAGGGTGAACTTGGAACTTGGTTATGATCTTACCTCCAACTGCTCTTTGCTTATGGAGACGTTCTGTCCCTCCGCCACCACCACTAGACGGTTACTTATGACCGTTGGCGGCCTCTGGTGGCTCTCTAGGTTGATTATTACCATCACTCCAATATCCAGATgtatctccctcctctctctgacCAGCCGCCTCGCTGCATTCCTCTCCCATGCTTTTGCCGTCACATTGAACCCATCTGACAACTCGTGGCTGCCGTCATGCTGATACGCCAGGCGCCCCGCCACCAAATCTCGCTGGGTGAATATTGAAATTGCGCCCGCTGCTGTTACACAATCTCCATCAGTAAAGCAGAGTACGCCGTGTTTAGGTGGACGGAAGACCTCAAATGTCACTTCCTGCGGGTCTCGGATGTCAAGGTTGCTGAAGATGCTGAGGTTGGCAGAGGTCAAGGTTATGAGCCCACCTCGCTGGACCATGAGGCCCGTGTTGTTCTCGACCTGAAGGTAAGGATCCTGCGCCATCACCTGCATCAGCACAGCAGCGAACATCATTAAGCGTACTTATGTTCACACTAGATATGCATCATGATATTTAAATACAAGTAAATCATTTGTAGACGCTATAATTAACCTGTTAAAGGAaactttaacacatttaaactactaataaataacacaaaaatatgttgatcgcttacattttatatttccttCCACACATACTGCTTGACTTACTCTTATTATTTCAATAGaatatgaagaaataaaaccaTGAATACATCATGCGTGAAGGCATTATAATCACCTCCAGCAGTGTTGAAACATAATGTTTCCCATCTGATACGAAAAGCACAAAACGCCCATAGCTCACTCCTCTGTGGACAAACAGCACTTTTTTCTGCgaggagagaaacaaaaaggagatgatgacagaaaaggaaaaagacacAGAAACGTCTGAAGGCTAACTCTTGACTTTGTGATTCTGAATGTTCGACCATCTGGATGAACAAGAACCTTCACTGATCATCGTGCTAACCTGCTGGAGGTCCCGTTGTGTGAACTCGTACAGCTTGTGACTGGTATCACTGGACAGCACCAGGTCTCCCATGGGAATCCCCCTCCGCGTGTACACCAACCAATTGTCCTCAAAGTCAGAGTCGTCGTCCCGGTAACGAAGGTCATTCAACGTCACCAACCTCTGCCCATCGCGGGCTACATGGAAAACTTTATCGACAACCCTGACAGGCCTCTCGTCGTTGACGAGCTGCACAGAGATGTTAAAGGTGTGCTCGGCCGCGTTCCCGTCTTCCTTCTTGCTGGCGCGTTTGTTCGGTTTGGAAACCGTAATTTGAAAAGCGAAGGAATCCTGCTTGCTCTCGCTGTCATCGTGAACGTACACGATCCTCTCCGCAGTGATATCCTGATTTGTAAATGTCCCAATGTTATTGTTAATGGACGTTGAGTTGGAAAGGTTGATCCTCCTTAGCTGCCCGTGCCTGGGGCTCACCGTGATGCTGTAGTGCACCTCCTGGTTACTTGCTGTGTGAGTGAACAGGATGTCTTTGTTGATGACTTTACTTCCTCCTTCCAGGATTGAAAGGCCTTTGTTGACAACGGTGATGGCGGTCGACTCGGCTTTGATGTTGATTCTGAAGTCGTAAGCTGTTGAGTCGGCATGTGTTGAAAACACCTGAAAGCTGAACGTGTCTCTTGTGTCATCCTGAAGCCTGTTGAGCAGCTCGTACTTCATCAAGCCATCCGTGACATTATTCTGGCTGAAGGTCGAGTTCCTTCGTAGAGCTCTGTTGTCAAGGAATAGCTGCCCTTTCTTTGGCACTGTTAGAAGCCTGAACTGGAGGTCGCTCTCATTGACTTTAACACCCTTAGAGATCACATGAAGGTCCTTGGGAGTGACAGCAGTAGACTGAACACCGTTGACCTCCATCTTGCTTCGTGTGACCTTGAAGTGGATCCAGCGTACCATGACGGGGAAAACAACCTCCCCAGTAGTGCGGGAACCAATGCTGAATTTACATTTGAAGTAATCAGTGATGTTGCTCTGAGTCTGAACGCCACGGTAGTTGCTGAGGTATCGGATCCGTTCTTTTTCTAGAAGCTTCTGAGAAAAGGAAGTTGACGGTTTCCAGTCGCCACTTGAGTGCAACCGTTGGAGCTCACCGTATTGTGGCAGCTCTGTAACGTCGTAGCGGATCTCCACTGCCTGGTGGTTCAGATTGACTTGTACTGCAAGCTGAGTGGTTGTGATGATGGAAGCCTCGCCTTGGTTCACCTCCAGTCCGGTGTTATTCACCAGTTTATGTTCGAGTGACAGCGCCATGATCCTCAAAACGACTGTGTTGCTCAACTGTGCAAAGGAGAGGAGGGTACAGGGAAACACCAGTGGTTATGATGAGAtgaaagaggatgagaggaaggaggtggaggaggaaacaagagaggcgAGGAAGCAACAGGAGATGAGGAGAATGAACAGATAAAACAGGACCAGACGGTTATTCATTAGTCCACTGTTGAATGGCAACGTatacagtgtgcgtgtgtgtgtgtgtgtgtgtgcaataaaacaattaacGAGTAAACACTAGCTGTGCTTTGAGCTAcatgctaatgtcagcatgctaacatgctcacaatgacaatgacaaTACATTGATGTTCCCCATTTTAGTTAGCTTGCTAATAGTAGCTAAGTAGCACTAAACACAGCATTGAGTGTTATttaggttatttttggggagttttttcctGATGCGATATgagatcctgggacagggatgtcgtatgtgtacagattgtaaagccctctgaggcaaatttgtaatttgtgatattgggctatacaaaataaactgaattgaattgaattgaatcgcAAAAGCTCATGGAAATGTTATTAGTTTTGTAGGCAAGTATTGGACAAAAGATATTGACCTGATGTTGGCAACGTACAAATGGAAAGGAATGGATCTATTAAGTGATTACATTAACATTCTGAGGGGGTTGTGAATGTTCCAAATtccatggcaatccatccaatagttgtcgagacatttacttatttctacagtagcccagaagggacaacacaaacactggctCTGGTGAGGGCCTTTTGCTGTGGCCACTGTAAATGCATCAACTCTATGTATCACATCCTTTATGTTACAGCTTATGGGTTTATTGCCTATTGGGCAAGATAATACGTTATTTACCTTCAGCCCGTCGCTGACCCTGAGTGCCAGCCGGGAGGTGGGGACCCCAGTGTGGACAAAGCAGATCTTACCCTCCTCCAGATCATTCAGTGAGAACAAGTTAATGGCCCTGGAAGATAGATGCAATCCTGTTAACTTTGTGTTTCCTAACTCTGAAACCTGATTTAAAACATTAACACATATAGAAGCTGCTACCATGACTTTTGGATACGTAGTCAGGTGCAACAAGGTAACAACAGTGGCTTAGACTGAATGTGGAAAAGCCATACTACAAACCTGCCGGGGTATTCCTGGTGCTCAAGATATCCAACCTCAGTGTTGAGGTTTCCCAGGGAGCTGAACACCAGCTCTGCAGGACTGCTGTCAGGGTCCCACACCCTCAGCACATCCGTTGTCAGCTGGGAACATAGTGGCTGTATTCATTTTCATGTTATACTTATGTGGAGAACATTTACGGAAAGATGGTGAAACTgaaaaacaatgacacaatCTTAACTAATAAACTTCTTTTAGGAACTGCTCTCGCGACCTATAGGGCGCTAAGTGGTTGGACTCCCAATGTACCATGTGCGTGGATAAACTCAAAATAAGACTTAGGCTCAATCATGACACTCAAATCAATTTATAAACTATAAGACCTTTGTAGAGGCTGAGCTTACACAGGTTTAATAACCCTAACGTTCTGGTTTTATGAGCATCTACATTTCTGAGgaacagaaagacacaaagacacattgtgGTTAAACGACTTCAAGAAATGCGACCTGTAGCGTCATTGGTATGTTATACCGAGCAAAGATATGTTTAGTCATAGGAAGAGTTCCTTGACATGTGGGTTTTGGACCTCTTGTTGACctctctaataataataattcacctCTGTGTGTAGGTTAGTTTCTATAttctaaattaaaaaatctaaattaaattGTAAACTAATATAAAGGTGCTTTGCAGTCTTCCCTGGTGTTTCTCAAACTCTCAGCTGCTTAATTGAATGTAAGAACATCAATCGACAGATATAAATCAATGATATGAGTCAATGATTCTGCCTGGT is a genomic window of Cyclopterus lumpus isolate fCycLum1 chromosome 12, fCycLum1.pri, whole genome shotgun sequence containing:
- the LOC117740919 gene encoding chondroitin sulfate proteoglycan 4-like — encoded protein: MGSLVADLFLLLLISTGHVHGVSFYGDGYIHLRTVEASIQTLLHVRFRTSSPASMLFLAAGRRDFLLLELISGRLQVRLDLGSGERSLRSEKGIHLDDLAWHSMELTHDHHNVNMTVDRNSHTSLRMPGPDLELSVEDGLFVGGTAGLNHPFLLNISAGFRGCVDEVVFNEHNLLSSLRPYSGYKSVHEVSLGCSPQFSATEVDSVSFFSSKSFISLPPWERPQGGVFECELYPSAREEDGMVLYSSGNQGGFVAIEIRDGNLVATVGNGESSKTELRSLTHVHSNHTWYPIRLHLLPNNIQLKVGEELVKASLSLELQVIQLKGPLFLGGLDEEARGEARRAGLLSAVPRGEPAGRGGSFKGCLREIRVNNQTTGLPHASITKDITVGCKTEQVPDAATTTSPTGHPEFDVITTQPIANNKKNSNFLLLRKLEVLEGGRAPLEPKHMRVNLDFRKLGIHPSRLMFRIEGQPVHGQLRLDLSLNPDGLLGEGQERTITIGAGEIDRTFSLLDLWQGRVIYIHSGSEDQHDFFMFSVFSSNKKALPVFLKGKRLYRFDISISPVNDAPVLSLPEGNLFTLLEKSKRQLTTDVLRVWDPDSSPAELVFSSLGNLNTEVGYLEHQEYPGRAINLFSLNDLEEGKICFVHTGVPTSRLALRVSDGLKLSNTVVLRIMALSLEHKLVNNTGLEVNQGEASIITTTQLAVQVNLNHQAVEIRYDVTELPQYGELQRLHSSGDWKPSTSFSQKLLEKERIRYLSNYRGVQTQSNITDYFKCKFSIGSRTTGEVVFPVMVRWIHFKVTRSKMEVNGVQSTAVTPKDLHVISKGVKVNESDLQFRLLTVPKKGQLFLDNRALRRNSTFSQNNVTDGLMKYELLNRLQDDTRDTFSFQVFSTHADSTAYDFRINIKAESTAITVVNKGLSILEGGSKVINKDILFTHTASNQEVHYSITVSPRHGQLRRINLSNSTSINNNIGTFTNQDITAERIVYVHDDSESKQDSFAFQITVSKPNKRASKKEDGNAAEHTFNISVQLVNDERPVRVVDKVFHVARDGQRLVTLNDLRYRDDDSDFEDNWLVYTRRGIPMGDLVLSSDTSHKLYEFTQRDLQQKKVLFVHRGVSYGRFVLFVSDGKHYVSTLLEVMAQDPYLQVENNTGLMVQRGGLITLTSANLSIFSNLDIRDPQEVTFEVFRPPKHGVLCFTDGDCVTAAGAISIFTQRDLVAGRLAYQHDGSHELSDGFNVTAKAWERNAARRLVRERREIHLDIGVMVIINLESHQRPPTVISNRLVVVAEGQNVSISKEQLEVVHDDSQPSEIVFTVQSPPALGFLQRFPTNDTINNGEQLHLYEIQPTGITEQPTMSFTQEDLNQGWIIYHQQAAGRTNDSVLLEATNGVTRVGPIRLEIDIIPILLPLQVSDLTLDEGSSLPLTTDIIKVANHHFSGMNFLYQVIVPPQHGHLEHSRIPGMPITAFTHIEVEREYISYIHDGSDTLRDNFTIVANQTEIRKHSLPCTAHLNITPVNDETPVVSTNKGLKVWVGSVTEITTDDLSAEDLDTPQPEGLEFIITPPSNGHLALKRAPSRQILNFTQNHIQTGQLMFMHSGALSGGFHFQVNDGVNFSPRQIFSTTAHSLVLTLQRNHPMEVYPGSVTPISEQELQAVTNDVSDMRRNHTVVFAVTDPPKLGSLVQRMPDNSTRNIAMFTQRMVKDGVILYDQNKPQSVGWSAADAFSFTVSSSPAFLPPHTFTVLISYQANEHHDRPQHKTRLLSNAGAVVAEGGRVTIDRSKLDASNLLGKVPEPHRKDHHILYRLISPPRHGVLSIHGHNLTRNQPDFSQVTLNKFGVTYVHDDSETTSDSFTFRAWVAPLDLFSSSLSAFSSSSSSSSSSSSSSSSSSSSPSSSPPLYSASALSSSLASLDVVSQGRAKESLEVTETFNITVTPVNDQPPLIRSRAPSMKVVVGERVVLGPDNLQVEDHDTPPEELHYLVISKPNNGYLTLGERLEPVTSFTQYDVNHGRLHFIQQGEPSTGVFYFNVTDGHHRPLYKLFSLEVIKPSVSMVNNTGLSLVQGKTAVVLTTNQFAAQTNSRRQVNITYSVTTHPRHGRIAINDQEVTTFRHEDVQSGRVVYHMTDLSESEDSFQVSVSASSPGVDYGNVTAQTVTVTVRPLIYLREQVRVPSGIAVKLSKAMIDASELARISRTDPVFQVLSPPKHGKLVKMTYDPNRASEVLKSFTFRDVVQGRVAIEETLSDSDSRQHDNKSALTTARGHAPATPLNDSFIFMLRAGNVQPAKGELHFTIFPHHQMHHGPSSSDGASREQTTTRFPAHNKTATGRGGGRGGSTTGSGDGVGLPPHILSHKNHNRTQHKLRPHSRWGNHTRSGSHGGRSGSRAEGAGHGPQPLTPSVLDKHAPAVPPDIHPVHVEILPRPASDPLLIILPLLACLFLIIILVVLILVFRRRKEKQARLRLLQQLAAVTLPTEGSPYLGRAERSVAMPSVVVTPLGPASCPTSPRVPLSPRRRSLAPGMTFWGPFEADEGEDGKIRGGMSIEKDMVTAGFQTSLRSRSPTPTLKDNQYWV